The genomic DNA caagaccatgctatttgtgttctgccttataatgagtataaaagggctactgtaatggcattatggagcaaatgggagccacgactgtaccgtgttataaccgattccacactataactAGACGTGTTATAACGGGTGATCACTGTATCTGATGGCCATTTGACAGAATGAATTCTATACCTCTTTACGTGTCTACTTTCcatataattttaatttaatttaatatccaaggaaattaaataaaatgttgcttgCAATAAATCACATAAACCCAAAGACCCAATGAATATTCTTATATTCTGGTAGATCCATTATTGGAATCTAAAGTCTAAACTTTCCATTGATCAGTTGTTATGAGGTTATTGTTAGACATGAAAACATGTATGCAAAACTTGTATTTATTGTAACCAGATTTCACAGTCACAACATTTGTTATAGAACTGGGAAATCATCCTGGATTGCATCAGTCACCTATCACTGTCCTTGAATAAACAGCCATTTGTCTTAAGGAGCCACAAAAGTTCAGTCAATTTGGTGTTAGATCAATcaggtttcactgtatttgtttgttacCTTTGTAAACTCCTGTTGCATATACAGACATGCAGTGCACCTTGCACTGTTCTCAGGTATACAGCATGTAAACATATGAAATCCTGGAGACACTAAACTGtcagaaatatttaaattagttagAAATGGCGACGCAGAACCTTTAACCCAGCAAGATTCACAGTATTGAGAATGTGCCATTGATACCCTCTTGATTGAGTTGCAAACTGATTTCATGCTGGATTAGTTTGGAGTTCGTACAGTCTGAAGAAGAAGATATTATTCTTAGTGGCTGTGTGACACTCATGCATGGACTGAATATCTAGATAGAGTAAGTCTGATTGTGGGGGGACACCATTTTGAGCATTCGTGAATGACTTGCGAACCGCAGactggttttcttttctttttttatccatgATTTAAGTCACTGTTTATCCATCAAATTAAATTGCCCATTTGAATATCACTTCACTGCTACAACATACTCACCGATCAGGGGGGCTGAAGATCAACTGGAAACCTTTGTTCTTTTCATCTGCCGAACCTAAGCAATAATTGCTGCCAAGCAACTGAACTTGATTAACTTCAATTTAGAAATAATGGTGTATAGTATTTGCTGAATAGTTGAGAGTACTGTATTTGAAGAAATCATTTTAATAGCGCATGTATTCTCTCTTATTTTTCACAGAGATCTTTTAGTTTTTTCCAGACTTTTTTCACTTTCACTCTGGTTTATCGTCCCTTGTATTCTTTTCCAACACTGTGAGTTTAATAGTAATACAGTGAAGCTCACTTAGGTCATCTCAGTCAAGATCAAAGAAACATTTTGTTATGTACCAGATTTTTAAACTCTGTCCCCAAACAATAACAGCTGTTCACttagaaagagaaagaaaaaagtcaCAGCATGATGAGTTATGCCATCATGTACGCGTATCTGAACAGGACAGAAAGGCTAGGCGGCTAATTTGTATTTTGGCTTGCTTGCTGGCATTTGTGTAGCAAAGTTTGGCTTCTGTCCGGTATCAGGATGTGTAAAATATAAAGGTTTCAGTGGGTTGGATTACATATTAATGGTCATGTTAGTCATCCATTACAGCCAGCATATTAACTTGAAAGTAATATCTCTTCATGGactgcacaccacaggcatattgcacatacatacattatatatgtatacatagCTTGCTACTGTTCTTTAAAACGGCTGCTATACAGCAGACACATGAAATGAAACATAGATCACTTTAGCACTACTTTAGCACTGTAACCCAGATTAGAGGGTATTGCCATCTGTATGGGCAAGGTCAACTGCCAAGGTAATGCCTTTtcagttttttggtttttgtttggtGTATTTTGGTTTTTTAAAGCTAGGCAGTGTATCTAAATGTTCCAGGATCAAATACTGTAGTGCCCTCCTCCAACACTTTACAATCTAAGGGCCTTTCAGAAATTCACTGTTCAGtagtttataatttttttttgggcagatataaaaaaaaaacactgtatttgCTGAGAAGTTGTTATCAATGTTACACTTTAACATACACATATAACTGATGCTATCGTTTTTAGGTACTGCCCCACTTGCAAAAATGATACCAGTGAGGTTGTGAAAGCAGGAGAGAAATTAAAGCAGAGTAAAAAGAAGGCCAAGATGCCGTCTGCACACACTGAAAGCCAGCGAGACTGGGGCAAGGTGAGTAGATATGTGCAGTGTAATCTGTGACCTTTTAGCTTGTTTTCCTCTAAACTGCTATTGGTTAATCTCAGTCCAGTGAAATGAGTAAGATTAGCCGCAGTAGACAATGCACATCATAGAATCACAACACAGTTTGACAGAACTAGAAGTCTCTACTCAAAGGAGGCCCTGGATTGAATGGCAGGGTCACTGTTTGTTCAGGTGAACATTGAGGTGCCATTGTCCCTCCTTGAACACTACatttacaggaacaaaaaaaaaaaaaaaagatttaagatTGTGTGAAATGTGGGTGGGGTTTGCTATCATGTATAGAGAAGAGACAAACAATACAGGTAAGTGACACAGAGTCAGCTTTGGGAATGTGGGGACTTATTTCCTTGAACAGAAGCAGAGCAGTGGTAATGGAATTAatgaaaacatgcttttaaaactgATTTTGGATCAAACTTGCAAAACGATTTATTCAAGTTTCTccatgatgttttattttattattatttttttatttctaaaggcTTCAAAGACAAATGAGGAAGGATCTTGTGTGTGCAgccctttttaatatatatatatatatatatatatatatatatatatatatagctacagtGCATGACACATTCACATGCAGCAGCGTTAAAAGTGCAAATCCATATTGCATGACTGGATTTTCAAAAGTATTCAAGATGGCCGGATTtaacttctattatatatatatatattttctaaatcaaATGCGTAAATGAGCTGCTGATGCATTACATTGCAGTTAGTGAATTATACTTGTCATGTTAGTGAGGTCATTTAACAGAGGTTTGATTTGCTGAGACTTCAAATGGTGGCTGTAATAGTGGGGTACCTCTAAGTCTTTAAAGCCTtaaacaataaatgaaaatgcAATTCCTAAATGGCATGTTCATGGGGATaattgattttcaatttgttttattaaaaaaaaataaaaaaaagtttagttgaTAGTATCTTGCTGCAATGCGAATTGACTTTTTCTTTGCAAAAGGtatacatttagtttttttcagaAGCCCAGAATCTGGTGGTTTGCCTACTCCAGTATGACTAGACTGTTGCTTTTGAATGCTTGTTTTTCTAAGCACAATAGCTGTCGGATGTTGGGCTGCTGTCCCATGTCCCCTTAAAATCACAGCTGACAGTAATTATTGTACTTGCCTCTTGAGTTTTTATCTGTTGCATATAGACTTTGTTGTACTTGAAAAAAAGGTCATGATAGTTCTGTGTAATTTGGACTCATTCATCCAGAACCAAAGAGATAACTGTAAACAACTGAAGCAAATGGGGAATGGTTCGGTGACAGGGTGAAAATTattctatgtatgtatgtatgtatgtatgcattcattcattccaGACACTAAAGTCCTAGCACACACTTCAACAATCTCTTAAGAGATTGCAAGGGGTAAAAGCTGGGCAAActctgaattgttttctaatgtCTGTATTTccagtttttttaaatggaaatctGAATTGAGTAAATCATGTCTGCCGTTTTTGGCTACTTTTTTATTATCTGTTATGTTATTTTAATGccctgtaacaactgtaagttgccatggataaaagcgcctgccaaataaataaataataatcatttaatttTCCAGTTCTTGGGATATGCTTTGACCAAAGTAgaataccaaacacacacaaggCATCTGTAGATTCTCACTTTTTAGATGTCATGATCACTTATCTCCAATGAAAGAGTTGTCATAACACTCTGTGCTCTGTGTGAGCCAGGATCGCATGactgccctgctggtttgtgttgtAGGGAATGGCCTGTGTGGGTCGTACGAAGGAATGTACAATCGTACCTTCTAACCACTATGGACCTATCCCTGGCATCCCAGTCGGAACAACATGGAAGTTCAGAGTACAGGTACAAGTTTATTCAATTATTATACAATAGAATAAGTAGATTTTTACTTGATTAAAACCATTTTTGATTGTGATGTCAGATTCAGATTACGGATGTAAGTGTGGACCAgaataaatctttattttgttaACATTATGCATACCAAACCAGGTATTATGCATAACCCCAGTATTGTGTGCATCTCTACAAGAGTACAGGATCAGCAAAATATGCATTCCCTCTTTGACCTCTAGAGGCTCTATATCACAATACAATTTGGAAACTTTTGGAACATTGACAGTTTCTGTTAGGGGATGTTTTGAGATTAGTCCAGAGGAGAAGCTACAGAGCCGTGTGTGGAAGTTCACATGGCCCTTTCACAATTGTCCTTTCTTTCTGTCAGGTGAGTGAAGTGGGAGTCCACAGACCACATGTGGGAGGAATCCATGGTCGCAGTAATGACGGATCCTATTCACTGGTGTTGGCTGGAGGGTTTGAAGATGAAGTGGTGGGTGTCTTTATCCGGGCTCGCCAGAGACTTGTGTTTTTATCCCTGATGGCTAATTATAGTCTGACTTCTTACCTgtgcaaaaacacatttaaaataaaaccaacattGTGAGGTATTCAATTTGAGAACCCCAAAATCAGACAGTTATCCAAAGTTACCGTATATAGAGAACATTCTTTTGCACAAGATATTAGTTTCATAACCCAGGGATGTAGGGCGGGACCTGTCTGTACGTGTGCTGGTTGTTGTTATCTACTTTGTCAGGACGCTCACTCAtaatttgtatttacagctgtggtgggggGTGTATCTGTTAAACGCATACCTGTTTCCGATGTTAGTTGTACAGATTCCTGACAGAACCATCAGAAGCTTTTAATGCTAAAACAGGGTGAATAAATATGTATTGTCTTGAAGGCCTTCAGAAACAGCAAAACAGTAGACATTGTGTTGTTGTATTACGTCAGCATTAGGATTCGCATCTGTGTTTCTTTAACAAGGCTGTTTCCTATATTTCTCTTAGGACAGGGGAGATGAGTTTACCTACACTGGGAGTGGAGGTCGAGATCTCTCTGGTAACAAACGCATTGGGGAGCATTCCTTTGACCAAACACTGACCCACATGAACAGGTACATTTCTCTTTAGGTATATGGATTGTTCATTTATCTGCCGTTAAATGAATTGCTCACGTCTCTGAGACTGCAGCTCCCATTCAAAGATCGCTCAGTGAGTGGGTACATGGGGGATGCTGTGTTTCTGTTCACAAATGCACACATTTCTAGATACTGAGGAAAGGTTGTCAGACAATAAGGAAACAGTAAGGCACCAGGAATGTGAAGTAATTGAATACTGGCAGTAAAATTAATAACCACAAAATAAAACTGATCATTTGAAGATTTGAAGAAGCCCTTTATAGAACCAGCCTTAAAGACAGGTTGCCTCGCCAAGTTTCAAGTACAAAGCTTCAGAAAATAGTTGTAGACAAGCTTCAAGCCAGCCGTGGGCTGAAAAAAAGGCTCTATCGACACTCCTCCTTTGGATGTACAGCACTgagcaagaaataaaacaaaaagttaaattgCTGTGTTTGTTTCAGGGCGCTGGCACTCAATTGTGACGCACCTCTGAATGACAAGGACGGAGCGGAGTCCAAGAACTGGCGGGCTGGGAAGCCTGTCCGCGTGATCAGGAGCTCCAAGGGGCGCCGCATCAGCAAGTATGCTCCCGAAGAGGGCAATCGATACGATGGGATTTACAAGGTGTGGTCGTTCTCCAGTCCACAAAGGCAGCTTTGGCTTAATGCTTCCTGAAAAATTGCATTACAAGTTTACATTAGTCTGTTAACTTTTCCTTTGTCAGACAAGGCGGTTTCCTTAGTTTGTAGCAGGGTCACCTCAcctcaacattttaaaacattcccCTTCAACCTATGGAAATATTGCTCAGTTTTCATGCCAGTAGGCATCTGAGCAGCAGCTACGGTTCATTAAGAGAAACCAGTAGTATTTTGTTCAAGGACATTAATCACAAAGATGCATGAAATATGTACAGTTATTATGTACAATTGGCCCTGTCTCGGTACGCCTACTGCTCTAGGTATTTGTTTCAATCAGTTCTCTTTTTAAACATCCCCATGTGGGGAGCATATACATGTCAATCCATCACCGCTACTGTTATTAAACATTGCACTGCCTCATTTAACCTCTGTCCATATCAGTGATTTAGACAGTATACTGACAGTTGGTACACAACTATTTTCTTTGATTCCTTCTGTCAAGTTCCATTACCAAGGGTTGTCAAGTAAAAATTTCACTGCCACAGTGTTTTGGCCATATGATGatacagatctttttcacatatcTGTTTTATTTCATGAGCGCTAACTATTCCATCTAGATACCATTCCCTTTATACCATGCCCTTCAGTTACATATTTTATGGAGGCTTTAGATTAATCACTGTAGATACACCCTGTTCAAAGTCTCATTGGATGTCCCTTAGGCCcgtctataaaaaaaaacctggacaTGTTAGTGGTTTTGAACCCTTGCTTGTAAACTCTTTGGGTGGGAAAGAGGATTGCCGACATATATATTTTGGTTTTTGCCGCTGATAAAATCGTTTCCCAGAAGAATTAGGCAGAAAGAAACTTTCTGGAAGGTATTTACTAATTTATGACCTGAAATATAAGAACCTCAACTACTTATAATACAACTACGTCCTCTTGGAGTAGCAAAGAGTAGAAACAATGTAAATGTCGCCAAATCACTGTGCATATCGTAGTTGTGGATATTGTAGTTATTGTCAGTGTTTGCACTTGAAGTTTAAGTGTATTCATATTTTCACAGCTTGCTGTTTTATCAGGGAaagtggcttttaaaaagtagCTTTTTGATGGGCCTTTTTCTactaattgtttttctttataattgTGCCTTGATTAGTACAGGACTGTGTATATCAGGTAAGTCAACAAAGTTTGTCTTCAAATAGCTTTTGCTGTTCTTGATCAGGAGAATGTGGTGGCTTCAATGGTGTAAACTTTCTTTATTTCTCTATATATCACCAGTAGACACCACAGTAGTCAATCAtaaagtgcagtgcagtgcactgAATGCTACATTATGGAAGAATTAATTAAACAGAAGCCAAGTATTTACAATTAACAGTAGTAATTGATCATAAAATGctgaacaaaacaatgtttatacATGACGATTCTCTAAGAATCTTTACTGCCCATTCTTAAAAGGTACTTGTCATTTAAGTGCCCAAAAGAGCGACCGATTCAAACCCAGGTTTCCAGAAAAAGGCTGGTTGGTCAGCCTGCTACAACAAAGTCCCCCAAAGTAGTTTTCATTCTAATATCAGTAAGATTGCATGAAATTAATGTTGTGATAAAAACTCCTAAACTGGTAATAAACTCCTATGATTTAGGTGGTGAAATACTGGCCAGAAATTGGGAAGTGTGGTTTCTTGGTTTGGCGTTACTTGCTGAGACGTGATGATTTGGAGCCGGCACCTTGGACGCCAGAAGGGCTGGAGAGGACAAATAAACTTGGCCTGTCAGTGCAGGTGGGAAATGGCCAAACATTTTTGAGTAGGCACACATCTGTAATCACCTGTCACATGACTTGCAGTCACTCTTCATTTAAGAAATGTGTACAGACACTGAGGTAGGTTCAATCTGCAGTGGCAATTCATAGTACCAAACCTGTCATTTTACTTACTTTTGAACTATAAGAATattcttttgttattttaatgatttaaacagtggtggtATTTTAGATTCCCATTGTTCAGATCAAATATCCAGTGGAGGATATATTTGTAAAGTTTCCATCATTTTCCATCAGAATATGCtagcttttgtttttaacaagtgcattatttttactcCCAGCTTCATGATTATACCATTATCTTTACCATATGTTTTAAGATGTCATACCTGCAATAAATAGATTGAGTACTATCTAACAAGGAATGTTGCTGCTTGTGTGACATTTTGATCTGCGGTTCTTGTATAGAAGAACCAAAGGCAGAAGTCTTGTATCAGTGAAACCACAGAGGGACTAAGGTATACACGAAGTTGCCCCTGTGGGCTAAGTATAGTAGTTTTATGGTtcattatgtaaaataatgtcttaatgaaaaaatatatttatttattcaacagTATCCAGAGGGATATCTGGAAGCAATGGCTAATAAGGTGAAAAAAGACAGGACCAAGAGGAATTCTGGGAAACAAGAGAAGaaggagaaaggagagaaacaagTGGAGGAGAAGATGAAAaagaaggaagaggaggaggagaaggagaaggaggaggaggagatggagaaggaggaggatgacgaagaggaggaggaggaagaggaggaagtaGTGAAACCAGAACCTGAGGCCCAGAGCAACGGCAGCCGGAAGAGACCACAGGAAAAAGGTACACAGTGCTTTCACACATGGGCTGAGTGCCTGCCCTGAGAGAGCTTATTTCAAGCTGCCTGTTTTTCAATAgtatgggggggaaaaaatgcaTTTCCGgctacaaaacaacatttaattttaaacagAAACCTGTACTTTTAATGGCAATTTTCTCAATTCCAAGTGaaaggaattccaagagaaatcatcaatgctgatgctggtaaattctggtaaagtacaaaatactccttatttttttctgttggttTGCTTTGTagcatagatttggaggttgaataggaaataccaagcagtcatataaatactgccagctatagcttgaaacccacccccccccccccaaaaaaaaaaaatatatatatataatcatacagcttgtctgtctgcctcccctaaaacttccactaacaactacatttcccagaataaAATGTTTTCAGTTACTTGGAAACTGTACATAAAAAAACCAACCAAACAACATTAtcacattatccaatctctggctagccctgttgtctttgcagccaatcacagtaagaataagaaaaattcgaagctacacaggttgaagcataagcaccccagtccagctacaaatccagaTGGAACCATTGTCAgaggcaaccactaaaaaaaaaagcctattatattaaacaaactgttttataacttattaatgcatttccttattttattgatctgtatggctttatattgaagttttaacagtTTCACagaatttaatttaatgttaaaatataacgtaattaatttgcagagtcgaAAAAAATTTGCTgcgccgataaagaaccttgtagaacacatgcGTGGTTGTATAGTAGTTCAAAGTAAGattgcagttaaaatgaaaaGATCTTtgttaatgcctaccccattaccattaaagattgtacagtgttTATCGAGattatgttgcattttaccccctgaaaatacattttactctctcagtgttaaaattagcagACCATACATTATAACAAGGTTACAGTTTGTACCTGATGCTTTTTGGTTTATCTGTTGTTTCTCTTGTTTCTTTCAGTTATACAGGAAGATGAAATCCCAGCTAAGACCACAAAGCTGGCAGACAAGGGAGAAGCCTTCCAGCTGTCTCCACAGCAGCAGTGGCTCATCAAAGAGGACTGTCTCAACAAGAAGCTGTGGGACGAGGCACTCAGTTGTCTCATTGAGGGACCGGTAAGCTTGGGACATAATCAACTTCTCACACACTAATGGTTTTAGAAATCACCCGGTGAAGAcataaaaaaagaattgcttGTCTCTCTTGGGGACTACAAGAATAATGTCATACCTCACTTGTATCTATGAGAAAAAGAGATTACCTTCAAACTGAACAGTGCTATCGCCATACATATTAaacatgtcattttttaaatacatttttttggtgaAATGATTTTCAGTAAACACTGGAAGGAATGACAATTATTTGCCTGTGATGTACAGGAATACTGGAGTTGTAATTTCTTTAATTCTAATGAGTGGGCATTATATAGTATATCATTATGAGGATGACTGCATTCGAAAGAAATTACTGCCTATGATTTGTGGCCACATTTCTTAACCACCCTCCATACTTTACAACAACTGCTCTCTTGTCAGTTTTCAAACCATCACAAATACAATTCCCTTTACATTATGCCCCCAGAGATACTTATAATACAGATTATAAATATTTTCTTAATACAAAGGCTACGGTACAGTAAAATGGTTTGCACTACCCACTCCAATATCTTCTACACCTAGAGAAAGTGGAATCCTAGATAATCACAACTGTAGGCTTCAGTGGAGTGGTTGGTAGAGAAGTGACCTGTTTCATTAAGGTGAGCACATTTCGTCTGGTAAGCAGGTGGTAATGAGCATTAATATGGTTAACACAAATGAAAAACTGgagaaagaaacaaataaaaatgctatATTACAAAAAACCTAAATGATGTGACACTTGAGGTCTGTTGATTGTGAATTtggttgtttaatgtttttgtcCCCTTAAAAAACAGAGCTTCCTGAGGAAGGTGGAAGAGATCTTCATGTGCGTGTGTTGCCAGGAGTTGGTTTTCCAGCCTGTCACAACAGAGTGTCTTCACAATGTTTGCAAGGTACAGAATGGCCTTGGTGACAAAGCGTGCTTAACCCATGATGCAATACTCTTCCATACAATTCAGCATCTAAAACCAACTTTCATATGCATTACATTACAGAATGGGTCATCAGCCAGATATTTAATTTTGGGTTTGCTTCAAGGTGCATAAATAAAGTAGTTTTTTCCCATACAAAAAATACTATGGTATTAGAAGGTGATTTAGATGGTACTCTCTTGTTCTGTTCCACATGTCATCTtaagtattatttgtttaattagcagcagcattagctgcagagtcacttacaacaacatctcacccgaaagatggaacacaaggaggttaagtgacttgctcaaggtcacaaagtgagtcagtggctgagctgggatttgaaccggggacctcctggttacaagctcttttctttaaccaccggaccacacagcctcctctagtAGTATGTCTTGTAGTTTCCCATGCTTAtagcatttatcatagtttaccatacTTAGCTGTTCTTTACCAAACTTGCCTGCGCTTTACTACACTTTAAAGTATACCACAGTTACATTGATCATCCAtcactatttaaaaaacatagatgaccaggaataaaaaaagaaaaagccagcactaTATATTGTTACAGGTACTTATAGTTCTGCTTGTCTGTGACTTAATAGTTGATtgttgatttgatcaacttatATCACACtggattcttttttaaattttattttttaacagcactggggaatcacccaGGATTGCATCAGCCATTTATCTGTTGTTATCCCAGAAAATAAGCAGTTGATGCCATCCAGGTGGATTCCatggtactgtaaaatgttcaattaaaaatccagctgtgattAATCCCGGTGAGTATTGGTTGATCAAATCGATCCCTAAATCCTGTGATGtttcctctctgtctccctcaACCAGACTTGCTTGCAGAGGTCTTTTCGTGCAGAGGTGTACACC from Acipenser ruthenus chromosome 2, fAciRut3.2 maternal haplotype, whole genome shotgun sequence includes the following:
- the LOC131698861 gene encoding E3 ubiquitin-protein ligase UHRF2-like isoform X1, with translation MWIQVRTIDGKETRTIDDLSRLTKIECLRLKIHESFNVSPDQQRLFYRGKQMEDGQTLFDYNVGLNDIVQLLIRSQADAPDSKGKKKDEDSVGGSSSGNNGKKSLNPLSDNQPSTSTRTFLIDPGIGMYKINELVDCRDVSIGAWFEASIENVTRATKGHNGKASAKSSKMSKRTNGKLEIDQNHSSQDSNGNSSFNLDSAPSTSYTDCSDNEEDVIYHIKYDDYPENGVVEMCADDVRARARTVFKWDHLRVGQMVMVNYNIEVPEERGFWFDAEITSLKEISRTNKEVRVKILLGGPEDVINDCKLIFLEEIYKIEKPGAPPLTSADGQFKRKSGPECKHCKADPDSECRFCSCCVCGGKQDAHMQLLCDECNMAFHIYCLNPPLSRIPEDEDWYCPTCKNDTSEVVKAGEKLKQSKKKAKMPSAHTESQRDWGKGMACVGRTKECTIVPSNHYGPIPGIPVGTTWKFRVQVSEVGVHRPHVGGIHGRSNDGSYSLVLAGGFEDEVDRGDEFTYTGSGGRDLSGNKRIGEHSFDQTLTHMNRALALNCDAPLNDKDGAESKNWRAGKPVRVIRSSKGRRISKYAPEEGNRYDGIYKVVKYWPEIGKCGFLVWRYLLRRDDLEPAPWTPEGLERTNKLGLSVQYPEGYLEAMANKVKKDRTKRNSGKQEKKEKGEKQVEEKMKKKEEEEEKEKEEEEMEKEEDDEEEEEEEEEVVKPEPEAQSNGSRKRPQEKVIQEDEIPAKTTKLADKGEAFQLSPQQQWLIKEDCLNKKLWDEALSCLIEGPSFLRKVEEIFMCVCCQELVFQPVTTECLHNVCKTCLQRSFRAEVYTCPACRHDLGKDYIMVLNKILQSLLDQFFPGYSKGR
- the LOC131698861 gene encoding E3 ubiquitin-protein ligase UHRF2-like isoform X2 → MEDGQTLFDYNVGLNDIVQLLIRSQADAPDSKGKKKDEDSVGGSSSGNNGKKSLNPLSDNQPSTSTRTFLIDPGIGMYKINELVDCRDVSIGAWFEASIENVTRATKGHNGKASAKSSKMSKRTNGKLEIDQNHSSQDSNGNSSFNLDSAPSTSYTDCSDNEEDVIYHIKYDDYPENGVVEMCADDVRARARTVFKWDHLRVGQMVMVNYNIEVPEERGFWFDAEITSLKEISRTNKEVRVKILLGGPEDVINDCKLIFLEEIYKIEKPGAPPLTSADGQFKRKSGPECKHCKADPDSECRFCSCCVCGGKQDAHMQLLCDECNMAFHIYCLNPPLSRIPEDEDWYCPTCKNDTSEVVKAGEKLKQSKKKAKMPSAHTESQRDWGKGMACVGRTKECTIVPSNHYGPIPGIPVGTTWKFRVQVSEVGVHRPHVGGIHGRSNDGSYSLVLAGGFEDEVDRGDEFTYTGSGGRDLSGNKRIGEHSFDQTLTHMNRALALNCDAPLNDKDGAESKNWRAGKPVRVIRSSKGRRISKYAPEEGNRYDGIYKVVKYWPEIGKCGFLVWRYLLRRDDLEPAPWTPEGLERTNKLGLSVQYPEGYLEAMANKVKKDRTKRNSGKQEKKEKGEKQVEEKMKKKEEEEEKEKEEEEMEKEEDDEEEEEEEEEVVKPEPEAQSNGSRKRPQEKVIQEDEIPAKTTKLADKGEAFQLSPQQQWLIKEDCLNKKLWDEALSCLIEGPSFLRKVEEIFMCVCCQELVFQPVTTECLHNVCKTCLQRSFRAEVYTCPACRHDLGKDYIMVLNKILQSLLDQFFPGYSKGR